The genomic interval CTTGGCAATGCCTTTAGCCAGAAAATGACCGCTCATTATGCTGCGATCGGCAAGGCAGCGCGGGATCTGGGATTTCGCGGCGTCTGCATCGATGTCGAATATCCCTATCCGCGCTATATGGTCGATCATCCGATTTACCAATATCAAGGGTACACCGTGGACGACCTGGAATCGGCAGCGAAAAAACAGGGGCGTGCCTGCATCCAGGCGCTCCTCGAACAATTCCCCGAAGCGGTAATCATCACCCTGCCGGGCGTGTTGCGCAGCCGCTTCATCGATCGAAATTTTCAATACGGCATGCTTGAGTACATGGCGGAGGTGGACGCGCCCGGGGGTTTTCATCTCGGCGCCGAATACACCTATTCGTTGAACGATCCGGTGTCCACTCTTATCACTCCGCGCTTCGAAGACGCAGGCATCAGCCAGCTCATGAGCGAAAATACGCAGAATTACTGGAAAGCAAAATGCACGATTGCACCCGGCGTCTGGCCGCTGCACATGGTGGAAACCGGTGGTCCCAACTATCCGGTTCGTCCGTGGCTGGAAGAGATTGCAGAATTAAAGCAGCAGCTATCGATTCTGCGGGCTGTGAGCAAACGCTACATCTGGTCCTTTTCCGGTGCGCCGGTCTGGTATATCCATAGCAGCCGGCTGGAGAAAAAATACGGCCTGGCCAAACAGAAATTTTCACAGCCTGATATCGATCTCAGCGAATGGCACCGAGTTTTAATGGACAAATCCGTTCAGCCGCCGGCGAACCTGCAGCCGCTGCTGGCCAGTATCGAAAAATTCGATCGTAACGAGCTGACTCCGGAACAGCTCTGCGATGCCTTTGGCGTGCCGGGCCACTGGTGGGTTCTGGGACCTCTTGCCAATCCGCATCAAAAGCCCCAGTATGCCGCCGCTCAGGCAACGGTGCAACCGGTCGACCCGCAGGAGCTGTTTCATGGTAGAGATCATGTGGTGCGCTGGTTCGACTATGCGCTCCTGGATCCCCGCGGAATTGTCAACTGCGCGCGAACCTTTGACTGGCGTAATACAGATTCCAGCTCAGTTCATTTTATCACCTTTGCACACTCGCCCAAACAACAGCAGGGGATCCTTCAGGTTGGCTGGGATGACGGCATCCTACTCCGATTCAATGACCAGGTGGTCTTTGACCGCACCACCTATCCGGTGCGGGGACGAGGCCAACAGTACCGGGATCGCTATGCATTCGAGGAGCAAGTGCCGGTCACTCTACAGCAGGGAAAGAACAAACTGGCCGTCACCTCAATCAATTCACACGGCTCCTGGATCTTTGCTCTACGCTTGACGGACGAACAGGGGATTCCCTTGCCGGGTGTCTCCTTTAGGCTAGAGTAATGACCTGCGATCCGGGCCTGCAGCCGCACTGATGCCGCTGCAGATTAAACCCGAAAGTCAGATCTCTGCTGAACCGGTTCAGCTCAAACGGCAATTGGGTTGCTGGCTCCCCTTGCGCGTCAGCACCAACTGCCAGACCTGGCAGTGGCGCGCGCGAAAGCCTCCTGCGCTGCTGAGCAGATAAAACCGCCACATTCGGTAAAAGCGTTCATCGTATTGCATTTTCAACTCGGGCCAGGCCAGATCAAAGTTGTGGTACCAGGCCATCAGCGTCTGATCGTAGTGCGGCCCGAGATTGTGCAGATCCTCCACCACGAAATAGCCCTCCATCGCCTTGGTCAACTGGGCCAGAGAAGGAAGCATACCGTTGGGGAAGATATATTTCTGCGTCCAGGGATTAGAGGTGGTTGAGCTTTCATCCGAACCAATGGTATGCAGGAGCGTGATCCCATCCGTTGCCAGACAGCGATCGAGCACCTGCATAAACGTGCGGTAATTTCGATAGCCCACATGTTCGAGCATGCCGACCGAGACCACGCGATCGAAGCGGCCGGTGACCTGCCGATAATCCTGCAGACGGATTTCAATGGGCAAATCCCGGCATAATTCCAGAGCCAATGCACGTTGTTCGCGGGAGACCGTTATGCCCACGACGTTCACCTTGTACTTTTCCGCGGCAAATCGGGCAAAGCCTCCCCAGCCGCAACCGATATCCAGGACCGACATGCCCTGCTGCAGATCGAGCTTTCTGCAGATCAGATCCAATTTCGCCTCCTGTGCTGCGTCGAGTGAATCCGCATTCTGCCAATACCCGCAGGAATAGTTCATCAGCCGGTCGAGCATGGCAATATACAGGTCATTGCCGATATCATAGTGGTGTTCGCCGACCTGGAACGCGCGGCGGGGTGACTGCATGTTGAAGAGCCGGGCGCG from bacterium carries:
- the cfa gene encoding cyclopropane fatty acyl phospholipid synthase gives rise to the protein RRDIQVSNPAFYPRVMKQGHLGLGESYMDGWWECEALDELICRMLLTKLDQQVTGDHRIWLLALRARLFNMQSPRRAFQVGEHHYDIGNDLYIAMLDRLMNYSCGYWQNADSLDAAQEAKLDLICRKLDLQQGMSVLDIGCGWGGFARFAAEKYKVNVVGITVSREQRALALELCRDLPIEIRLQDYRQVTGRFDRVVSVGMLEHVGYRNYRTFMQVLDRCLATDGITLLHTIGSDESSTTSNPWTQKYIFPNGMLPSLAQLTKAMEGYFVVEDLHNLGPHYDQTLMAWYHNFDLAWPELKMQYDERFYRMWRFYLLSSAGGFRARHCQVWQLVLTRKGSQQPNCRLS